A stretch of DNA from Zootoca vivipara chromosome 16, rZooViv1.1, whole genome shotgun sequence:
TTTCTTCTAGCAACAAGAACCGGAATACAGTACAGAGTTGTGGAAAGGTGAGGAAAGCTGCACTCGCTGTAATTTCCTCTTCCCAACAACCGCCTGAAAAGGTACGGGAACTTTTTTTACTACGAGAGGATACCAAAGCACGGGCATAAGCTGCAACATGAGTAATGTTAAAAGTTGAAAAAGTGCAGAATTTTCCATCAAAACCATAGCTTATATCACGTGCAACGCACTTGCCTTTTTGATGCTTTCGTCCACCAGCCCTCCAAGGATGTACACTTTTTGCGGGTCGACTTCCTCGAGagctggaatgtaaaaaagaaacgTGAGCacatgtaaacaaaaacaaaaaaacagcattAGAATGGCAACAGAAACACAGATTAAAGAATTGTatacttggaagggaccctgatggtcatttagtccaaccccctgcaatgccagcatCTCAAGTAAatcatctgtgacagatggccatccaaactctcctTAAAACTCTCTGCAACTTgagattcagcaggcgccttctgtGCCAGCTTCTAAGTGCCTGCTGAAAaattttctattctgccaggcaaCTGTGGATACATCACTACTTTttaatcaaagagttggaagggacaacgagggccatctagtctaaccccctacaatgcaggaatcttttggggcttgaacccacaaccctgagattgtctcatgctctgctgattgACACAAAAAACGTGTCATTCCAGACACGTGAAACTGATCCACAAGTAAGCTAACAAGCGCTCTGAAAATCTGAGGTGTCCATGCGAAGTTTGCTGCAGAAGataatcactctctctctctcttacataccatttttattaaatgttccgatttacaatttaaaaatactcattttacatccttaagatatcaatgacttcccttcttctctttccatgcttcattttacatatcatgaatcccagcatattttacaaaaactataccattcagtattccgttATTCAAgatcatggataggcaaactaaggcccaggggccggatccagcccaattgccttctaaatccggcccgtggatggtctgggaatcagcatgtttttacatgagtagagtgtccttttattgaaaatgcatctctggcttatttgtggagcataggaactcgttcattccaccccccaaaaaatagaccgggcccccacaaggtctgagggacagtggactggcccccggctgaaaaggtttgctgacccctgttcaagATAATCACTTTCTCCACGCTTCACATCAGAGGTTTGCTTGTATTTCCGATAGCCATGAACACATAGGCAGAACTGCATACTATCCCCAGAGTGGGGTGGAAGCTCCAGATGTGGTTAGGGCTCCAACTCCCCTCAACCACCAGCCACCAgggccaaaaacatctgtagAGAGCCTGGGATCTGTTTCACCCACCCCAAAGTGAAGTTGATCCCCGACTTCAAATTTAGAAGAAGACCCGAATCTGAAATACAGAGGCCTACTTAATGCTGCAGAGATATCTCTCATTCGCCACAATTTGTTCTGACCAAGAACCAAATCTAAGATTTGTTGCTTAGGATGGGATATGTGGATGGCTCACCCAGCACTATCATCACAAAGCATTGCCTTACGCTGATGGTTCAAGAGGATGCTGAGACAAGATGCAAATTTGAGAGCTGACTATCATAGCCTAAGACAAGCAAAAGGCTGGAGAAAAGTTTGGTCAGGATGACTTGAAACCTAAATCCCCAGGGTGAGAACTTATTCGTTTAAAAGAATCAAAAGTTTTAACAGAAATCTTTCGTGCCAAAGCTGCAACGCCGTACCGTTCTCGGAGTCGGGAGTGAGGTACACAATCCTTTCTAACGAAAACAGGTCAAGGTAACTTTCTGGAGTAACATCCATCTGAAAAATAGTAAAACAATATAAGAGACATGTATATAagatgggattttttaaaaggcagttggCAGACACCTTTTGGAAACTAAAGGCCTTCTCTGGCCTAATTCAAGCCTGAGGGTATTTGTTTTTCCAAGGTCTGCTAAATAATAAGCAAATGTCAATTACAAATCCagagaatgaaatgaaattagcATTTAATCAAGCTGGCAAATACAAATCCAGAGAATGAAATTAGCATTTATCCACGGCTTAAACATTGAGCAACTCTAGAAAGTAGGAACATTTCCAAGATTAATCACCCCAGCATTCTTGGTTCTTCCAGCAAGAAATGGCTCTGTTTGGTCTTCAAAATGTCCCTGACTTTATTTCTTCAAGGCAGGAGGGGGGGTATACTTACAAGATAACTGGCAAATCCATCGTTCATCCTCTGGCATGCTTCGTAAATTGGGCTGTTTTCCACAAACCCAGTGAGGTAGATCCAGAAGGGGGCTTGTGCTTTCTTGTTTGACCCATAGAGCCGCCTTATCTGAGCAGCAAGCCGGCTTGTTTCCTTgcgaggaagaaaagaaagacggTCAGGAAAACTGGCAGCGGGCCTTTTTTGCCCTAGCACTCTGTGTACTTTCCAAAATGGCTGACTCAACCACCATACACTCGGTACAAATTAAGGGATGCTGTTAAACTCAACATAGCTCTTGATCTCAattagctcctcctcctcctcacctgcttgGTGAAACAGGCCCATTCACCACTTAACCCACAGTTAAGTGGGCTAAGGAAGCAAAACTGGGAAATCCATGACAGTGGCCAAGTACCGGTAAAAGCCAGTGCTTTCAGAGTAGGACTCCACTGTTCTCCATCTGCGTAACTCAGAACCAAACAGGAATCTCTTACACTTTTTGTGCATGGATCAGGCACGCCAGCAGCAGTCCAAGCAGGACTGAACTCGCCACAGATCATCTGGTGTGCaaggagttcaatcctgctttctgcagcctGCTCTCTGCCCTACACTCGGCGTCATGGTTTGGGGCAAGTGCGCATGGTTTCAGAAAAACGGCTTAGCAGGCTAAATAGGGAGATCCGGCAGATGCGATTTGGCCTGTGGGTCAGTGGTTCTTCGGCCACATCTTACAGggctgtactatttcagactgcAGATGCGCGAGGAATGTTTGCAGGACCCTGTGCGTTGAAATAAATCTTCCTCGATAGTAATCAACTCTCCCAGCACACCAGGTCTGAGACAACAAGGTTTATGAAGGACTACACACGAGCAATGGATGTAATATTTGTAAGAAATAACAGAGGCACTGTTTGTGGGGAGGAAACAATGGCTTGCTGTAAGAATGGACAACAACAAGTGAAAGATGAAATGGATATTAAAGATGAGATGAGGTGGCTACAGGAAGAAATGATggacatatgtttgcaacaggagcgggaaacaaaattttttttaaagtgcattacaTTAAAgcaatttggtttgatttgtaacaATTTGAAAAACTAATAatttgaagaaaagaaataaatcttCGTCTTGCACACAGACCTGACATCCTAGCTTTGAAAGTGTTGTATTTTAACGAGGAAGAATTCAAAGGTCCAGTCCTTTCCCCGACCACCACTTCTAGTGGTAAATCGAGACATCGCCAAGTGATCTTGATGAAcacacccttgttctcttacaagtGGCCTATAATGTGTTCAATAGTGGCTACTCAGCCAAAGAGTAGAGGCCCAAAATAACCCTCAAGCTAGCCATGAAAAAAAAAGTGGCGGAGAGGATTCACTGCCACTACCTTCTTCGTCATGTGAGCGGTCATGCTCAAATCGATACACAACCGAGGGCCTGATTCCTTGGCTTCCAGAAGGCGCCCCTTTGCAATCACTTTCAAATCCCGCTTGCTGAGCTGGGGAACAGCATCTGAAACCCAGGCAAATATGAGAATTGtatgagagggggtgggggtggggagagcatccAGTCACTCACATCTAAGCCAAATTAAAATGTGCAGAGGTAGCATTGGTACATAGTAAGGTCCTTGATGAGATTGTGCTCACAGGTCAAAATCTCCCTGCACAGAGAGGCTGTCTGATGAAGTCAGTGAGATTATTTGCCTGCCTTCTGGATACCAATGTCTTTTTTTACAGCTTGATAGTGGAATTTGACAGGAATTATCACAGTCAATATTCATACATGGAAGAACAGTAGCTATGCATCTTACCAGAATGTATGTGAGAGCAAGATACACAAGCACACTCCATTTATTTGAATGTTTTGGGTGCCAACAAGGCCCCTTAAGAGATCCCAAGTTGATTGCTTCAACCTCAGATCCCACATCTAAAAACCTTAGATCCCACCATCTAAAACTATCTACGTACACAGAGAGTCTTAAAATAAACGGATTTCTGAGTAAAAGTCCTATGGAAGatgtttttaagaaaataaatcagCAACGCCTCTAAATCAAGCACCGCCATTTGAAGACAGTGGTTCTCATGCCTGTTAGCTTCAGAGAAGCCTTTCCACATTTGATGTTTTCTGCCAACAAGCCCAGCACCCCAGAACGTTGCAAAGGATGGTGGAGCATCTTCTGGGGTGTAAACTCAGCTCATGCAGAATAGCAGCCAGGCCTGTAAAGCCTCAACATTACCCTGCAGGAACTGAAAGTGTGCCCTAAAACGGACACAGCACTCTCTTGCAGCTGCACATTGCAAGGGAAGGCTAATGAtagcaggaacataggaagttgccttacaccgagtcaggctgcccacactgactggcagtagctcacaAGGGTTTTAGGCAGCCTTTAACCGTCCTACCtcgagatgccagggtttgaactcGGAACCTTCTgagtgcaaagcagatgttctgctccTGTCTTTTGGGGAGGCTTGTCCCACTTCATGAAGGACCAGTGATCAGCTGTGACCAACCCCTATGGTTCCCCATCTTAGGGATGTGGACAGAGAAAAATGCAATTTCACTTGTACCTTTTCCTTCCATGTGCTTAGCTTTGCGCCGCTCTCGCTCGTGTttccttttgctcttttttgcCGAAATTATCTTCTCCCAGTGCCTCTGCTTCCTTAGAACGTTTCTCTTAAtgtaaagaaaacaggaaaaaatcTAAAATTACTCTGGTGAGGGGGGGAAGCATTCAGCATTCATCAACACAACTGTCTTGTCGGAATTCAAAATGGTGTGTGCGCTTTTAAAAGCTCCCAAACTTTTCCCTCCTAAACATACACAGCTAGCTCCATTAATGCACATTATCTGGCGAGATACTTGATTTGCCTTGCTTGTTCTCCTTGTGTCGAGGCTTGCAGCCCTGGTCTTAACTTAGATGTAATCATTTTTACATTTGGacacatagaatcagagaactgtagagttggaaggggccacaagagtcatctagtccaaccccctgcaatgcaggtatcttgtGTTACACACCACTTTTAAAAGATCGGTACTTATACAGGTAGAGAGAAGTGAAGTGCATATACGAACCATTTGGCTCTTTAATATCCACCTCCACACTGCAAGCAGCAATAGGAATTCTGACAGAGCCAGCCCTCCTTATTCACCAGTTACCCTCATTTCACACCAACTTGGCTCACACACAAAGGAGCCAACAGCTGAGAAACATAAAGGGGAAACTATGCAAGGCCGCTGACTGTATGTCACGGTCGGAGCTGcttacgagcgaagtcccagcaaggagcgtcgggaccgggggcaagatggtaggcacaaacgtCCGAAGAGCAgaagtccaagggtcaagaagcacaagggaagaagtcacagtccgaagGTCTAAGCACAAGTCACAGTCCGGGGGTCGGAGCACGAAGTCACAGTCCAAAAGTAAGGAGGCACACGGCAAGGCAGAGAGTGCATTGccgtggcaaagagctgaggggaaatgctggccttatatcccctgccggctcttgccaccaggtgcagcgaataccaagtggcctcacctgtgcggccgcgccctgcctctccggaacaagccgaagaggatcccagtcctgcaaagccctgctggtcccagggcccggctcctgcacaaactcctgacactgTAGTTCACACCGGGAAGAAAGGGGCTAACTACTACGGTTGTGGCTGCCACCTCCACCATGTTTATATCCAATATTTCCTTCTCCTGTCTTCATttcttcctcacaacaaccctgtaaagtaggcttGGCCGAGAGGCAGGGACTGCCTCAAGGTCATGCAAGGACGTTGATGGCTGAATGGAGCTTTGCACCTTGGTCTCCTCAGTTCTAGTgctacactctaaccactacactgcactacCCTTGCCCTCTGCCTTAACAAGTGCTGCTAACAAATGGATTAAAGAGTGTCATGTGTCTTGCCTTGCAAGTAAGGAAGCCAGCAGGCCAAGACAACGTTGCCGACCTTTCAGGCTTCCTTAAAGCAAAATagcacccttttttaaaaaagaaattgccaATCATCATCAGTACTTAGGGTCTCAAACCATGTGGCTGGATTTATATTGGCAGCAGCTGCTGTTCATGTGGATTATTGTTGCCCCACAGCATTACAGACTCATTTCAAAATGCAGGGCTGTCGTTTGCACTGTACATACCGAACACCAATTCTTGTTTTCTGCCAACCGGTCCCTGGGGCTTTCACACCCCACATCAATCTGCAGAAGCCCAAAGGTGTCCCAGAGGTTTTCCCCATCGCCACTTTCCTGGAAAACAATCCCATGCTTCTCACACTGATCCCGCTGGTCTCCACAAGCGCTCGTCTCGCTTGCATACTCAGGGCAGGTCGTCATTTTTGCTATGCCCTTGCAGGTCAATTTGGGGAGCTGTGCAGAGACAAATGAAGAAGATGTTAATAGACTGAGCCACAGATTTTAAGTTGTTCTGGCAGAAATCGGCCCTCTAGAGTCTAGACTAAGGttaacagatttttttcaatgaatccggggacacttttcaacttcctactaaacggatggattttgtcaggggactgatttgtcaatccagggacagtccctgggaaatggggacggctggtaaccttactctagaCTGCTAATACAGCAATAGATTTGCATTTCTTGTCCGTGCTTTATGTGTCTGCTACAGCGATCATAATGAGCAGAATTGCCTCAAAGGGCAGGCTGGCAGGGAGAAAGCGGACTCCATAGACAAGCTGGGCCTCAGGAAACCCTTTCGGGATTTTACCAAGCATTTCCTCAGACCCTGAGAAAAAAAACTAGTGATGTTACATGAAATGCACACCTCTGCACTCATGTATTGAACAGATAAGGCACAGAAAAACATAACCCCATGGCAGCATttccaggtgaaactcggaaaattagaatatcgtcgaaaagtgcatttatttcagtaatgcaacttaaaaggtgaaacaaaTATgagagatagatgcatgacatgcaaagcaagatataccAAGCCTTAGTAGTAataatattgataataataataataataatttattatttataccccgctcatctggctggatttccccagccattctgggcggcttccaacagaatctattgaacattaaaagcctccctaaacagggctactttcagatgtcttctaaaaatctggtaactgtttttctctttgacatctgatgggagggcattccacagggcgggcgccaccaccaagaaggccctctgcctggttccctgtaacttggcttctcgtagcgagggaaccgccagaaggccctcggtactggatctcagtgtccgtgcagaatgatggggtggagactccttcaggtatactggaccaagggcatttagggctttaaaggtcagcaccaacactatgaattgtgctctgaaacgtactgggagccaatgtagaactttcaagaccggtgttatgtggtctcggtggccactcctagtcaccagtctagctgctgcattctggattagctgtagtttccgggtcaccttcaaaggtagccccacgtagagcacattgcagtagtccaagagggagataactagcatgcaccactctggcgagacagtctgcaggcaggtagggtctcagcctgcgtaccagatggagctgatagacagctgccctggacacagaattgacctgcacctccatggacagctgtgagtccaaaatgactcccaggctgcgcaccttgtCCTTCAGGGGaaaagttaccccattcaggaccagggagtcctccacacctgcccgcctcccgtcccccacaaacagtacttctgggAAAGgatcaaggatcaaggagacaggtggttggtttcactcgtccaagaagcctgtccacatcctcagaggtaaaagattgaaattgatcccacgcaaagaggagtttacctcttcccgaatctgagcaacACTATCTGCAAAAAACTGggcccgatggagcaggtggttccactaaactgcgaaccacctgaaaaagtctcctgctgctgttttctgcagatgcaatagaggcggtgaagaaagtcttcttcgccatcgctactgccacttggtaggctcgacattgagctctagcccgtgtctgGTCGGCTTcggaatgagttatccgccactggcgctctagccgtctcaacgattgtttcattgccctcggatccgtggaaaaccacgggctgtccgggctccatgcaatcggagagggcgctttggagccaaacagtcaatagccctggttaattatttgttgtaattgtcgttaggcaggtcaattataaatggaatgtaattaatgaaatgtaatagtgatgtttatttttgtattattgtaactatttgttttattactgtggaatttccaaaagaaagcatttgccaAAATTAaacgaaaaataaaataataataagttgcattactgaaataaatgcatttttcgacgatattctaattgtctgagtttcacctgtagaaacTATAAGTCACACTGGACAAGGCAACAGGTGCTCTCAGATAAAATCTTAGATCTTCACAACTTTTGAGAATGCGAAGCTTCCTCTATaaatgatttatagatggtatttaactcagagtaggcttgctaagatgtacaagactgaatcagataagtgctagAGATGTAAtgttttttttcatatgtggtggacctggaAAAGGGTAGGGGAGGGGGATAATTcggatggaaattcccaggtgtcaaaaaagtctatttatgtatgccactactgcggcccatgttgtgttagcccaaaaatggaaaacaagcgaggtcccaactaaagaagaatggcaacttaaactgatggaatatgcgcagcttgcggacctaacatatagaacaagagaacataaattcaaagaggattggaaaatgtttattggatatatggaaaataatttaaCAGTGTAAACAAATTTTGAGGGATGTAttgatggaatactgaatggtttagtttatgtaaaatatgcagggatttatgatatgaaaactgaaccatggaaagagaagaaaggaagtcgtTGGCGTTTGAAGGTTgcttaatgaatattttaaactgtaaaatagaaaacttaataaaaattatacaccccaaaaaagagaacATGAAGCTTCCTTTCACGGAGTCAGACCATCGAGCACAGCCTTGCTTAAgagcaagcacccccaaactgcggccctccagatgttttagcctacaacttccataatccctagctaacaggaccagtggtcagggatgatggggattgtagtgcaaaacatctggagggccgaagtttgggggtgcctgcttaagAACATTAAGTGCCATCGTGCCGGATCAGGGCAAAGACCCATCTATAGTCCAGCATCtcattcccacagtggccaaacagagagGTTTAGGGAAGCCCAAAATTattaagtaattaattaattaaatttttataccaaCGACCACAgcacagtttacaacataaaaatacaaaacggaaacacaaaacacatagtatgtgtgagggacgagggatacagggaagtccctcccatcttaagttccagcccatccccaagcgcgggagagagtaaggagagctctgcctccagcggagagtcaggaagtggtgtccgaggctcaggcaaggttgtggagcccaggccgcaggtgggacaggacgtaggacgcacaggggggaggccaattcccccaactcccgaattgcgacgcaaacgtagggggaagaggttgggtctgccaaagctgtggtgctggaagaaaacgcgccaatcgccattcgggagttcagacacctcaccttaaggatgcatttttactgctctgaacactgtaaataatcagcacttaataaaaaccttaaaagaccatgctggagtcgttactctagagtagccataccaggccccctgacagcaactcccgaatcttttttttggctactttggagtgcagcgatgagcgctcaagaggctgagcattggaggctggaggccgaagcagcgaagcaggagctgcagaacctcacagcgcacgcacagcagcaattgcatgccgctcaggaggaagcgcgaggggcgcaggaggagctgaacaagctggtggaccagatgaggacaaaagaggagactgagaaacagctaagggtgatggttttggacctacagaagaagttggaagaggagaaagccgctagaggtggggggggtgccccagccgcagctagtccaagtgagaaggggacagagcctagtcaccaagtttagcggcgaccctagggagtacctaggattcgagacagaaataaattatgcgctggaattgcatgcagcagaattcccagatgacgcgcacagagtctcctttatcatagagcatttgacgggggccgcccgagaatgggtaagaccgctcatcgcgcaaaaaaatccttgcatgaagaacgcaaaattatttctagaagctttaaaaataatgtacgctagtgacagtgaaatggaggccactaaagaggagcttcataacttaacacaaggaaaatcgacagttagggactactgggcgagattcaccatgctggtgcacaaactggggtgggatctgcaaagtgagccagtgaaatcagccttctacatgggtttgcacgcagacgttaaggatgagctggcaagaggtcccaaaccgcgaactatggatgagttaagcaaagcggcgctagcggtgggggtgagacaggaatccagatggaatgacaaacaagcgacgcgcgcagcaaaaccttggttcccacgctcccaggacagaccacatcaccaaaccccaccccagggcccgcccccacacccgcccaggccaagcccagagccggaaccgatggagatcggaggagcgcgcgcgcgggcttttcaaaccccggcggcgccaagacgcaaggagggaagaggcgggaattgctttctctgcaactcccccaggcatcgcgtcagagactgccctcatcgcagagagtggcaaggaaaggcgggaacggttgtaccttccccagctgacgcagcaccacagcagggaaacgagacagcctggctgcaggagacaagggggagcggccaggcacagtcagcagacaacagcccccgcccgcccacccgcacagagaggagcacagccagcccacccctcccagagcaggagtggttctagaagttacgctcacgctcccaaatggctatcccctgacagtcctcgccttaattgacagtggtgcctcagccaacttcttctcgagaaactttgcggaagagcaccagatccaacttctgcagctggattttcccctgcacgtggccaccattgacggcagagagctgctgggaggggccatcacgcatcaaacccccccccatgagaatgacggtgggaaggcactcagagacactggctttcaacgtcacaaccatctcagacccccccatcgtcttgggcatgagctggctgacgcgccacgacccctccataagttggcaccagagatgcatcacttttggatcggacttttgtctggaacattgcatgcagcaccaaccaggggaggggcctccgatagccacggtggccaccatgcacgtcaaggggggtgaggcaatacccaagccgtactgggacctgcaggaggtcttcagcgaagcggagtccgaccacctacccccacacaggccttttgactgccagatcaacctggtgccaggggcaactatacccccagccaagctgtacgccatgtcagatcaggaactggaggatctgcgcgctttcatcgacaagaacctcaagcgggggttcatcagagaaagcaaggcagcagggggcagcccggtcttctgggtggacaagaaagacacgcaacagcgccgtctggtggtggattttagacggctgaattcggtgacagagccaatggctttccccatgcccagagtggatgatctcctgacagcggcacgcaggggcaagatcttcaccaagctcgacctaagaggggcgtacaacttgattaggatccgggagggtgatgaatggaaaaccacgatgttcacgcctctgggctcttttgaatatctggtgatgcccttcgggttgcaagggggctcagcatgcttccaggccttcatgcaccatgtcctggggtccctcctcttcaagaactgcttggtctttctggatgacatccttatctactccactgacccagtgcagcatgtgaaggatgtcagggaggtgttgcagcgcctgaaggacaaccacctgtatgtgaagctggagaagtgcaagtttcacaccaaagaagtggacttcctaggctacaagctgtcagacaaggggctggcgatggacaaggacaaggtgcaggccatcctggactggcacagccccaggacgcgcaaagatgcccaacgcctactaggcttcgcgaacttctacaggaagttcatcaagaacttctctcgcgtcacggctcctatcaccgactgcctgagaggcaagcagaagttccggtggacaccagaggcgcaagcagcgttcgaaagcctcaagagggtattcgcttcagaccagcacctgttccacgtggtgcaggatgcgcccctacgcctggagacagatgcttcggacaaggctctgggagcgattctgttgcaactggacgccaacagagagtggagaccctgtgccttcttctccaggaagctgacccagccggaacgcaactacacagtgtttgacagggaacttctcgcgatccacgctgcgttccagcactggcgacacttcctggtgggagccaagcaccccatccaggtgtgcacagaccacaagaacctggagttctggagaactgccagggtgctcaaccagcggcagatacggtgggcagagttcttctcgaacttcaacttctccatccactacatcccgggagagcagaatgtcagggcggatgccctctcccgcaagccagagtacatggaggaggagttgccaccggcacccaggcatattttccccccatcagcatggtcctgcggagcaacagtggtgagcgaggcagaactcacagcactgacagcagctgatgaatttgccacccgcatcttcagagaactgagagggggggggagcaggccaaagactttgaggaaaggaggggtttgcttttttacaagggagccctgtacctgccaaccaaacagctgagaggta
This window harbors:
- the TRMT10B gene encoding tRNA methyltransferase 10 homolog B, translated to MTTCPEYASETSACGDQRDQCEKHGIVFQESGDGENLWDTFGLLQIDVGCESPRDRLAENKNWCSRNVLRKQRHWEKIISAKKSKRKHERERRKAKHMEGKDAVPQLSKRDLKVIAKGRLLEAKESGPRLCIDLSMTAHMTKKETSRLAAQIRRLYGSNKKAQAPFWIYLTGFVENSPIYEACQRMNDGFASYLMDVTPESYLDLFSLERIVYLTPDSENALEEVDPQKVYILGGLVDESIKKRLTFQRAQEEHLQTARLPIQEYMVKNVNAKNYHSTTLAINQVLDALSTFYETKSWEEALKAAVSPGKGYILRDTAQ